One part of the Desulfuromonas acetoxidans DSM 684 genome encodes these proteins:
- a CDS encoding glycosyltransferase produces the protein MMSHPRVAQVLAGAEQGGAENFYVRLVQGLHDIHALEQKAFIRNHPERVEALRDFGVSVDGFRFGGPLHVFDRLRFVRALESFDPDIVMTWMNRASGLTPRGSYQLVCRLGHYYNLKYYRHADYWVGISKGICDHLVRGGMSAKRVVHIPNFADETPVCALPRDSFNTPTDRPLLLAAGRLHINKGFDTLLQALVTIPDAMLWLAGAGPEEQALKKLCHELGLDDRVRFLGWRNDVTALMRTADLFVCPSRHEGLGSIVMESWAHQCPIVATNSQGPGEVIEDGVTGLVVPVDQPQPLAEAICGLLVDSTARGRLVEQAADHYQRHYAQRVIVDKYHQFYQSLM, from the coding sequence ATGATGAGTCATCCCAGGGTTGCCCAGGTACTTGCCGGAGCTGAGCAGGGCGGGGCGGAAAATTTTTATGTGCGGCTGGTGCAGGGGTTACACGATATTCATGCCCTTGAGCAAAAGGCGTTTATCCGCAACCATCCCGAGCGTGTCGAGGCGTTGCGCGACTTTGGCGTGAGCGTTGACGGGTTTCGTTTTGGTGGTCCTTTGCATGTTTTTGATCGTCTTCGCTTTGTCCGTGCCCTTGAAAGCTTTGATCCCGACATTGTCATGACTTGGATGAATCGGGCCAGTGGCCTGACTCCACGGGGGTCCTATCAACTGGTTTGTCGTCTCGGCCATTATTACAATCTCAAATATTACCGCCACGCCGATTACTGGGTGGGAATATCTAAGGGGATCTGCGATCACCTGGTGCGGGGCGGCATGTCGGCCAAGCGGGTGGTGCATATTCCGAATTTTGCCGATGAAACACCGGTCTGTGCTTTGCCGCGCGATAGCTTTAATACCCCGACGGATCGTCCGTTGTTGTTGGCCGCTGGGCGTTTGCATATCAACAAAGGATTCGACACGTTGTTGCAGGCGCTGGTGACCATTCCCGATGCCATGTTGTGGCTGGCTGGAGCAGGACCGGAAGAGCAGGCCCTGAAAAAGTTATGTCATGAGCTTGGTCTGGATGACCGGGTGCGATTTCTTGGCTGGCGCAATGATGTCACGGCTTTGATGCGTACCGCCGATCTGTTTGTGTGTCCGTCACGCCATGAGGGGCTGGGGTCGATTGTTATGGAATCATGGGCACATCAGTGCCCGATTGTGGCGACCAACTCTCAGGGGCCGGGGGAAGTGATTGAGGATGGGGTGACAGGTTTGGTGGTGCCGGTGGATCAGCCCCAACCGCTTGCTGAAGCGATCTGTGGGTTGCTGGTTGATTCGACTGCGCGAGGACGACTTGTTGAACAGGCGGCCGACCATTATCAGCGGCACTACGCTCAGCGCGTTATCGTTGACAAATATCATCAGTTCTATCAGTCGCTTATGTAA
- a CDS encoding glycosyltransferase: MKLMQILLSQSEAGAETYFEKVAAAFAKDDVIEQRLIIEAQPSREVRLHQAEVDFRTLPMGRITKPLFYNQRLKREVDEFDPDLILTWVNRASRKCPSTSAVVVGRLGGYYDITNYRKCDHLIVNTPDLVRHVTRHDWPQHDVSMISNFGELLESLDVPESLPSIPDGHRVLLSLGRLHEKKAQDVLIRALPDIPQATLLIAGDGELKSSLVDLAASLGVADRVHLLGLRKDVRALFALADICVFPSRFEPLGNVVLEAWATGTPIVAAASQGPSWLIEDGCNGLLFDVDNVIQCAAQVNRLLADGQFAERLVEQGRRTFSQEFSMEVIIGRYKALFKDLIAKQACGRTV, translated from the coding sequence ATGAAGTTGATGCAGATTCTTTTGTCCCAGTCTGAGGCCGGTGCCGAGACCTATTTTGAAAAGGTTGCTGCCGCCTTTGCCAAAGATGATGTGATTGAACAGCGCCTGATCATTGAGGCGCAGCCGTCTCGAGAAGTGCGGCTGCACCAAGCGGAGGTTGATTTTCGCACCTTGCCCATGGGCCGTATTACCAAGCCGCTTTTTTACAATCAGCGCCTGAAGCGAGAGGTGGACGAGTTTGACCCTGATCTGATTTTGACCTGGGTCAACCGGGCATCACGCAAGTGCCCGTCGACCTCAGCCGTGGTGGTTGGACGTCTTGGTGGCTATTACGACATCACCAATTATCGCAAATGTGATCATCTGATTGTCAATACGCCGGATCTGGTGCGTCATGTCACCCGCCATGACTGGCCGCAACACGACGTCAGTATGATCTCCAATTTTGGTGAACTACTGGAAAGTCTGGACGTTCCGGAATCCTTGCCATCAATTCCTGATGGTCATCGGGTTTTACTGTCCTTAGGGCGACTGCATGAAAAAAAAGCTCAGGATGTTCTGATTCGCGCGCTCCCCGATATTCCACAGGCCACCCTGCTGATTGCCGGTGACGGTGAATTGAAATCCTCTTTGGTTGATTTGGCCGCATCGTTGGGTGTTGCTGATCGGGTTCATCTTCTTGGCTTGCGCAAGGATGTTCGTGCGTTGTTTGCTCTGGCTGATATCTGTGTGTTTCCGTCCCGTTTTGAACCCCTCGGCAATGTGGTTCTGGAGGCTTGGGCAACTGGAACACCCATTGTCGCTGCGGCCAGTCAGGGGCCTTCCTGGTTGATTGAAGACGGTTGCAACGGGTTGTTGTTTGACGTGGACAATGTCATTCAGTGTGCAGCTCAGGTTAATCGCTTACTGGCAGATGGCCAATTTGCCGAGCGCCTGGTTGAGCAGGGACGTCGGACGTTTTCTCAGGAGTTCAGCATGGAGGTGATCATTGGCCGTTACAAAGCCCTTTTTAAGGATCTTATAGCTAAGCAGGCTTGCGGTAGGACGGTATGA
- a CDS encoding YrbL family protein yields the protein MRLQLAHIEPFARGGNRLCYVHPDNPDCCVKVRRPDFTLADCRRKKGFPRNLRPLSSFDDNREEAAVIKALQKSRGETIHHHIYRCDGFVETDLGPGLMTELVRDADGRISVSLKQDLWERGYPAATRRAVEVLADFWLEHLVPSREVLTHNIVVQRGAHDEIRRLVVIDGLGSPYVFPFAWLPKTVRRHKVSQRVRRLHKRIRQFVRRCDSGHEPSRVGMLQHRGVENDQSRSATTTTQTSVAKD from the coding sequence GTGAGGCTGCAACTGGCGCACATCGAACCGTTTGCCCGGGGAGGCAATCGACTGTGTTACGTCCATCCCGACAATCCCGATTGCTGCGTGAAGGTGCGCCGTCCGGATTTTACCCTGGCAGACTGTCGGCGTAAGAAGGGCTTTCCGCGCAATCTCCGGCCGCTCTCCAGTTTTGATGATAATCGTGAAGAAGCTGCTGTGATCAAGGCGCTGCAAAAAAGCCGAGGAGAGACGATTCATCACCACATTTATCGCTGTGACGGTTTTGTTGAGACGGATTTGGGGCCGGGGCTGATGACCGAGCTGGTGCGCGATGCCGATGGGCGGATTTCCGTCTCCCTGAAACAGGACTTATGGGAGCGCGGCTACCCCGCAGCAACCCGCCGGGCTGTTGAGGTTTTGGCGGACTTCTGGTTGGAACACCTTGTGCCGTCACGGGAGGTGTTAACCCACAATATTGTGGTTCAACGCGGTGCACATGATGAGATTCGCCGATTGGTGGTGATCGACGGACTGGGATCTCCTTACGTGTTTCCGTTTGCCTGGTTGCCGAAAACGGTTCGCCGCCACAAGGTGAGCCAGCGCGTCCGACGGTTGCATAAACGAATTAGACAATTTGTCCGTCGTTGCGACAGTGGTCATGAACCAAGTCGGGTTGGTATGTTGCAGCACCGTGGCGTCGAAAACGACCAAAGCAGATCAGCTACGACGACCACCCAGACATCCGTAGCAAAGGACTGA
- a CDS encoding glycosyltransferase, which yields MRVLHIAYQQLRRYGKTRVSWAQKLTSGLIKNDHCVQVFSDRDVAAFEAPFGWRDLGCGKANKRLLEMVEAFEPDLVIAGHCDIITNATLQQIKRLQPGVVVAHCNNDPLFVPENVEKIKHRAEVVDAIFVSTGRRELSLFQGDNARLYHMPNPVDPAVETLNNARRTNLDIDLLFCSNSNDFTKRLQMVGSLRDSLADEMNFKTFGSFGESPVWGRDYDRALAETKMGLNLNRQEGHYWYSSARMAQLAGNGILQFTHSGPQFDELLPPESVVYFNDEDDLLKKIRLFHGDDAMRCAWAEQARAFFQQEMNNTLYAQYILEASLLQPFSHDYVWAEDIHLDGTLK from the coding sequence ATGCGCGTATTACATATTGCGTATCAACAACTGCGGCGTTACGGCAAGACCCGGGTGAGTTGGGCGCAAAAACTGACCAGCGGTCTGATTAAAAATGATCATTGTGTTCAGGTGTTCAGTGACCGCGATGTGGCGGCGTTTGAAGCACCGTTCGGCTGGCGGGATCTGGGGTGCGGCAAGGCCAATAAACGTCTGCTGGAGATGGTCGAAGCCTTTGAGCCGGACCTGGTAATTGCCGGCCATTGTGACATCATCACCAACGCGACATTGCAGCAGATCAAGCGGTTGCAGCCGGGCGTTGTTGTGGCGCATTGCAATAATGATCCGCTGTTCGTGCCGGAGAATGTTGAGAAGATCAAACATCGCGCCGAGGTGGTTGATGCGATTTTTGTGTCGACCGGACGGCGCGAGTTGTCCTTGTTTCAGGGCGATAATGCGCGCCTGTATCACATGCCCAATCCGGTGGATCCGGCGGTGGAAACGCTCAATAACGCCCGGCGAACCAATTTGGATATCGACCTGCTGTTTTGCAGCAACAGCAACGATTTTACCAAACGTTTGCAAATGGTCGGCTCACTCAGGGACAGCCTCGCTGACGAGATGAATTTCAAAACTTTTGGCAGCTTTGGAGAATCTCCGGTGTGGGGCCGTGACTATGACCGGGCTTTGGCCGAGACCAAGATGGGGTTGAACCTTAATCGCCAGGAGGGGCATTACTGGTATTCCTCAGCGCGTATGGCCCAACTTGCCGGCAATGGCATTCTGCAGTTTACCCATTCTGGCCCACAGTTTGACGAGTTATTGCCCCCGGAGTCGGTGGTGTATTTCAACGATGAAGATGATCTGCTCAAAAAGATTCGTTTGTTTCATGGTGATGACGCCATGCGTTGTGCCTGGGCGGAGCAAGCGCGAGCTTTCTTCCAGCAGGAGATGAACAATACCCTGTATGCGCAATATATCCTTGAGGCGTCCTTGCTGCAACCGTTCAGCCATGACTATGTCTGGGCAGAGGATATTCATCTGGATGGTACGTTGAAGTGA
- a CDS encoding glycosyltransferase family 4 protein, translated as MKILQITAALQQGGVERGTVEMAAYIVAQGGQSLVASQGGRLVEELEAQGSRHLQLPLARRTPWIILSNAFKLRRIIQQEKVSLVHARSRAPAWAAYLACRWTGVPFLTTFHGTHRIQNRLKRFYNSIMVRGQRVIAISGFIKTHVMTHYAVDEARIDLAPRGYDPDVFNPDLVDVACIRPLQQHLELSEGVPVISLPGRLTRWKGQVVLLEALNQIKDLSWQVMFIGGEEKKAAYLLELQNLAARYQIADRVRFVGTQADIALYYQLSDLVVSASTEPEAFGRVAVEAQAMGCPVIASAHGGALETVRDGETGWLFKPGDADDLAATLRRVLTGNDDLRAVGARGRQWVAEHYTIDRMCQAEWNCYEKVVRR; from the coding sequence ATGAAAATCCTTCAGATTACGGCAGCTCTACAGCAGGGTGGTGTTGAACGGGGGACCGTTGAAATGGCGGCATACATTGTCGCTCAAGGCGGACAAAGTCTGGTGGCCTCTCAAGGGGGGCGTCTGGTCGAGGAGCTGGAAGCTCAAGGTTCGCGGCATCTGCAACTTCCCCTGGCGCGACGGACTCCGTGGATTATTTTGTCCAACGCGTTCAAGCTGCGTCGCATCATTCAACAGGAAAAAGTCAGTTTGGTGCATGCACGTTCACGGGCACCGGCTTGGGCGGCTTATCTGGCCTGTCGGTGGACCGGAGTGCCGTTTCTAACCACGTTTCACGGCACTCACCGCATTCAGAATCGGCTGAAGAGGTTTTACAACAGCATCATGGTGCGTGGTCAGCGGGTGATAGCCATCAGTGGTTTTATCAAAACCCATGTGATGACCCATTACGCCGTGGATGAGGCACGTATCGACCTGGCACCTCGTGGCTATGATCCTGATGTATTCAATCCGGATTTGGTTGATGTCGCGTGTATTCGTCCGCTGCAGCAACATTTGGAGTTGTCCGAAGGTGTGCCGGTAATTTCGTTGCCTGGGCGACTGACACGTTGGAAAGGACAGGTGGTCTTGCTTGAAGCTCTCAATCAGATCAAGGATCTGTCGTGGCAGGTGATGTTTATTGGTGGTGAAGAGAAAAAAGCCGCTTACCTACTTGAACTACAAAACCTGGCGGCACGTTATCAGATTGCTGACCGGGTGCGCTTTGTCGGTACACAGGCGGATATCGCTTTGTATTACCAGCTTAGCGACCTGGTGGTGTCGGCCTCGACGGAACCGGAGGCGTTCGGTCGGGTGGCCGTAGAAGCCCAAGCCATGGGCTGCCCGGTCATTGCCTCGGCCCATGGTGGCGCGCTGGAAACAGTGCGCGATGGTGAGACCGGCTGGCTGTTTAAACCCGGCGATGCCGATGACCTTGCGGCAACCTTGAGGCGGGTTTTGACAGGCAACGATGATCTGCGTGCCGTTGGCGCGCGTGGCCGGCAATGGGTGGCAGAGCATTATACCATCGACCGCATGTGTCAGGCGGAGTGGAACTGCTATGAAAAGGTGGTGCGGCGATGA
- a CDS encoding ELM1/GtrOC1 family putative glycosyltransferase, with translation MSLQPELLELLACPQCKQPVEMSGDEAVHCCSCHSRFPVRDGIPAMLVYRNDGKPNEATPHKSLLPGSGPLLILNDGKPGHVNQSLAFAKLLNRDYRLLDVGFKYRTSKGFSYVADRFGFYSPRFFMADIPTDHYDAVVSAGSETYYANRTLSRCLGCKSVAIMMPKSYRLDFDLIVAQQHDNPPAQANIVSVPINLSFSQPQGVVTPVTAERYIALIVGGDSAQQKLDVDLLRQQVEKIMPLFPEHKVWLTTSRRTPVAAEQMLRDYPFTDPIWYSENPVNPISDYLHGADYVFVTADSSSMISEAVSFGNACVEVLPLSVPMPTRGKFFRLLSRLETMDCLHVFDGSCRSCKKKVDLCFILNKPK, from the coding sequence ATGTCACTGCAGCCGGAACTGCTCGAATTACTCGCTTGTCCCCAATGTAAGCAGCCTGTCGAGATGTCCGGAGATGAAGCGGTACACTGTTGCTCCTGTCACAGCCGTTTTCCGGTGCGAGACGGTATCCCGGCCATGCTGGTTTATCGGAATGACGGCAAGCCGAATGAGGCAACACCTCACAAAAGTTTGCTTCCTGGCAGCGGCCCGCTATTGATCCTCAATGATGGCAAACCCGGCCATGTCAACCAATCCCTTGCCTTTGCAAAATTACTCAATCGCGACTATCGGTTGCTTGATGTCGGTTTTAAATACCGCACTTCAAAAGGATTCTCCTACGTCGCGGATCGGTTCGGCTTTTATTCGCCGCGCTTTTTTATGGCGGATATACCCACCGATCATTATGACGCTGTGGTCTCGGCCGGTTCGGAAACCTATTACGCCAACCGAACCTTGTCACGTTGCTTAGGCTGTAAATCCGTCGCCATCATGATGCCAAAAAGCTATCGACTTGATTTCGATTTGATCGTTGCCCAACAGCATGATAACCCACCAGCGCAAGCCAATATTGTTTCCGTTCCCATCAATCTGAGTTTTTCCCAGCCTCAGGGTGTTGTGACACCTGTGACGGCTGAACGCTACATTGCTCTGATCGTTGGTGGCGACAGTGCTCAGCAAAAACTGGATGTTGATCTGCTGCGTCAGCAGGTTGAAAAGATCATGCCGTTGTTTCCCGAGCACAAGGTGTGGCTGACCACATCGCGGCGTACGCCTGTTGCTGCCGAACAGATGTTGCGTGATTATCCGTTCACTGACCCCATCTGGTATTCGGAAAATCCCGTCAATCCGATCTCTGATTATCTCCATGGTGCCGATTATGTTTTTGTGACCGCGGATTCAAGCTCCATGATCAGTGAAGCGGTCAGCTTCGGCAATGCCTGTGTCGAGGTGCTCCCCCTGTCTGTGCCGATGCCCACTCGTGGAAAATTTTTCCGCCTGTTGTCCCGCCTGGAAACCATGGACTGCCTGCATGTGTTTGATGGTTCCTGCCGCAGTTGCAAAAAAAAGGTCGATTTGTGCTTTATCCTCAACAAACCCAAATAA
- the lpxK gene encoding tetraacyldisaccharide 4'-kinase, with the protein MANFVSLHRRLVTQGAQTWSEKVLFALLVPVALLYGFINWLRGFCYNRGWLSTYHSSLPIISVGNLAVGGLGKTPVVDWLVNYFSRQGKRVAIVSRGYGGSFAGDLGVVSAGDGQLLMEARVAGDEPVLLARRNPHVPVLIARKRVVAIQELERTFDVDLVVLDDAFQHRQVGRSIDLVLLDAHRPFGNGWPLPLGNLREFPCALRRADLLLLTRGQQEHHEAIAGKPTFSSRHVLANEVTDLNGSVACVDQLRGKKIVAFAGIANPQAFFSSLSSLGLTLSQQIPLADHVKYSPAVVEKLTQAAAGADLLITTEKDAVKLTANMFNIPCYYIPLTLEIGDCEAFGHQLCTLI; encoded by the coding sequence ATGGCGAATTTCGTCTCTCTACATCGCCGGCTGGTGACACAGGGGGCACAGACATGGTCCGAAAAAGTGCTGTTTGCCCTGCTCGTTCCTGTCGCCCTGTTATACGGTTTCATCAACTGGCTGCGGGGGTTTTGTTATAATCGCGGCTGGTTGTCGACCTATCATTCCTCATTACCGATTATTTCTGTGGGCAATCTGGCGGTTGGCGGACTCGGCAAGACACCGGTTGTTGACTGGTTGGTGAACTATTTTTCTCGTCAGGGTAAACGGGTGGCGATTGTCAGCCGTGGTTATGGAGGGAGCTTTGCCGGTGACCTCGGTGTCGTGTCTGCTGGCGATGGTCAGTTGCTGATGGAGGCGCGTGTTGCCGGTGATGAACCGGTGCTGCTGGCGCGCCGTAATCCTCATGTGCCGGTGTTGATTGCCCGCAAACGGGTGGTCGCAATTCAGGAACTGGAGCGCACTTTTGATGTCGATCTGGTTGTGCTGGATGATGCCTTTCAACACCGTCAAGTTGGCCGATCCATTGATCTGGTGCTACTGGATGCGCATCGGCCCTTCGGCAATGGCTGGCCATTGCCGCTCGGTAATTTGCGCGAATTCCCCTGTGCTTTGCGACGGGCGGATCTGTTGTTGCTGACACGTGGACAGCAGGAACATCACGAGGCCATTGCCGGCAAGCCGACCTTTTCAAGTCGCCATGTTCTGGCCAATGAAGTCACCGATCTCAATGGTTCGGTGGCTTGCGTGGATCAGCTTCGCGGTAAAAAAATCGTGGCCTTTGCCGGGATTGCCAATCCCCAGGCATTTTTCAGTTCTCTGTCTTCTTTGGGACTGACATTGTCTCAGCAGATTCCCCTTGCAGATCATGTTAAGTATTCGCCTGCGGTTGTGGAAAAACTCACTCAGGCTGCTGCGGGAGCCGATCTTCTCATCACCACCGAAAAAGACGCCGTCAAACTGACTGCTAACATGTTTAACATCCCCTGCTATTACATTCCGTTAACACTAGAGATTGGAGATTGTGAGGCCTTTGGCCATCAATTATGTACCCTGATCTGA
- a CDS encoding 3-deoxy-D-manno-octulosonic acid transferase has protein sequence MVYLLYDIIVWLIALFLVPCYLIRGVIQGKVRRGLRERLGFFEPERFNYDTSRQVFWIHAVSVGETRAAIPLIKALRKNHPDAVLVLSNVTETGHEIARGIQVVDECLFFPLDASWVVQRVVQRVRPDQVIIVETELWPNFIRTCHRFGIPVHLVNGRISDRSFPRYLRFKKLLQPLLGLLNSFCMQSQTDADRVEQLGAPLDKIVVTGNIKFDMESSLPADVSNEQLRQEFHVPETCRVLVAGSTHSGEEELVITVYQQLRKRFDDLLLILVPRHPERCDQVAEWLTDARLQWQRRSQLADQPLACGQVLLVDTIGEMLKFYQLAQVIFVGGSLVPVGGHNVLEASLLKKPVLFGPYMHNFREIAAMIEQAQGGGRIEDSDALRRELERLLDDPQACLSMGEKGSVLLQKNSGATLQTLHHVLRLKP, from the coding sequence ATGGTTTATCTGCTGTATGACATTATCGTCTGGTTGATCGCCCTGTTTCTGGTGCCTTGCTATCTGATCCGGGGGGTGATTCAGGGCAAGGTGCGTCGTGGTCTGCGCGAACGTCTCGGTTTTTTTGAGCCTGAGCGATTTAATTACGACACGTCACGCCAGGTGTTCTGGATTCACGCGGTGTCTGTTGGCGAAACCCGCGCGGCCATTCCCCTGATCAAGGCATTACGCAAAAACCATCCCGATGCCGTTCTGGTGTTGTCCAACGTTACTGAAACCGGCCATGAAATTGCGCGCGGTATTCAGGTGGTCGATGAGTGTTTGTTTTTCCCCCTGGACGCCTCCTGGGTGGTGCAACGGGTGGTACAACGTGTGCGTCCCGATCAGGTGATCATTGTCGAAACAGAGCTGTGGCCCAACTTTATCCGCACCTGTCATCGTTTTGGTATTCCCGTCCATTTAGTCAATGGTCGTATTTCGGATCGTTCTTTTCCGCGCTATCTGCGGTTTAAAAAGTTATTGCAGCCGCTGTTGGGCTTGCTCAACAGTTTCTGTATGCAGTCACAAACGGATGCCGATCGTGTCGAACAGCTTGGAGCACCGCTGGATAAAATCGTTGTTACCGGCAACATCAAGTTTGATATGGAATCGAGCTTGCCCGCCGATGTCAGCAATGAACAACTGCGACAGGAGTTCCATGTGCCGGAAACCTGTCGGGTGCTGGTGGCCGGGAGTACCCATAGTGGTGAAGAGGAGTTGGTCATCACCGTTTATCAGCAGTTGCGCAAGCGCTTTGATGACCTGTTGCTGATTCTGGTCCCGCGTCATCCCGAGCGGTGTGACCAGGTGGCGGAATGGCTGACGGATGCCCGTCTGCAGTGGCAACGTCGCTCACAGTTGGCGGACCAGCCCCTTGCCTGCGGCCAGGTGCTGCTGGTAGATACCATTGGTGAAATGCTCAAATTTTACCAGTTGGCTCAAGTGATCTTTGTAGGGGGGAGCTTGGTCCCTGTTGGTGGCCATAACGTTCTTGAAGCGTCGTTGTTAAAGAAGCCGGTTCTTTTTGGTCCCTATATGCACAATTTTCGTGAGATCGCCGCGATGATTGAGCAGGCTCAGGGGGGCGGTCGGATTGAAGACAGTGATGCTCTGCGCCGTGAGTTGGAGCGCCTGCTTGACGATCCGCAGGCCTGTCTGTCCATGGGCGAAAAAGGCTCGGTCCTGCTGCAGAAAAATTCCGGTGCCACGTTGCAAACCCTTCACCATGTCCTGCGTTTAAAGCCCTAG
- a CDS encoding lysophospholipid acyltransferase family protein: MKRIGDWLLMNVAPWLAAQIIRLLAVTSRKEIVGAEDVDQLWQQDQPVILSFWHDQLLLMAQGYQGPGSQILISASKDGELIARTMHHLGQHAVRGSSSRGGRSAFKQLLRLAREAKDLVITPDGPRGPRHELKEGVVQLARLSGRPVVPMALVASRGHRFASWDRFLLPYPFGRLVYAYGTPQYCDKEDDPQQFRQRLEQAMMQTQLKAEQRLESYGLSAV; encoded by the coding sequence ATGAAACGGATTGGCGACTGGTTGCTGATGAATGTCGCACCGTGGTTGGCTGCGCAGATCATTCGCCTGCTGGCGGTGACGTCACGTAAAGAGATTGTCGGTGCTGAAGACGTGGATCAATTGTGGCAGCAGGACCAGCCGGTGATCTTGTCCTTCTGGCACGATCAACTTTTGCTGATGGCGCAAGGGTATCAGGGGCCGGGCTCGCAGATTTTGATCAGCGCCTCTAAGGATGGCGAGCTGATTGCCCGTACCATGCACCATCTTGGACAACATGCGGTACGCGGCTCATCCAGTCGCGGTGGCCGGTCTGCCTTCAAACAATTATTGCGTTTGGCGCGCGAAGCCAAAGATCTGGTGATTACGCCGGATGGCCCGCGTGGCCCGCGCCATGAGTTAAAAGAAGGGGTGGTGCAATTGGCCCGTTTATCGGGACGGCCGGTGGTTCCGATGGCACTGGTTGCCAGCCGTGGTCACCGTTTTGCCTCCTGGGACCGGTTTTTACTACCCTATCCTTTTGGACGGCTGGTGTATGCCTATGGCACGCCCCAGTATTGTGACAAAGAGGACGACCCGCAACAGTTTCGCCAGCGTCTGGAGCAGGCGATGATGCAGACGCAGCTCAAAGCTGAGCAGCGGTTGGAGAGTTATGGTTTATCTGCTGTATGA